In Methanobrevibacter sp., a genomic segment contains:
- a CDS encoding nitroreductase family protein, whose protein sequence is MELIDAMFKRRSSRKFTDEPITKAELDMILKSALLAPTSRNRKPCNFLVVERKEILDELSRAKDHGAQFLKDADKAIVVLASEFESDTWCEDSSIALTYMHLMATDLGLGSCWVQIHLRERDGTDAEEIVRDIVGVDLHYRIVGILALGHLESQPEPHTPDDLDKSKVHFLV, encoded by the coding sequence ATGGAACTTATAGATGCAATGTTTAAGAGAAGAAGCTCAAGGAAATTCACCGACGAGCCTATCACAAAAGCGGAACTGGACATGATTTTAAAATCAGCGCTTCTTGCACCTACAAGCAGGAACAGAAAGCCATGCAATTTCCTCGTCGTTGAAAGAAAAGAAATACTAGACGAACTTTCAAGGGCCAAGGACCATGGGGCCCAATTCCTGAAGGATGCAGATAAGGCAATCGTCGTTCTGGCAAGCGAGTTTGAATCAGACACCTGGTGTGAGGACTCATCAATTGCACTTACCTATATGCACCTGATGGCAACTGACCTGGGACTTGGAAGCTGCTGGGTTCAGATTCACCTGAGAGAAAGGGACGGCACAGATGCCGAGGAAATTGTGAGAGACATCGTTGGAGTGGACCTTCACTACAGAATAGTCGGAATCCTTGCATTGGGCCATCTAGAAAGCCAGCCTGAGCCCCACACTCCCGATGACCTGGACAAGTCCAAGGTTCACTTTCTCGTATAG
- a CDS encoding CDP-glycerol:glycerophosphate glycerophosphotransferase, with the protein MDFTFSVVMAVYNKQDYIAEAIESIINQSLDFKDNIQIVIVNDKSTDGTLNVLEKYQRRYPDNILLITNDRNMGPSYSRNQGLKHVKGEFINFLDSDDTISKDAFMHAMNFLNDNLEVDIASIPIYFFGVKRGPHNLNFKFEKDQVINLAENPQYIQLSGPSSFIRAKRLKDYSFNDNLKVSEDALLLNQMLLENPHIGFLAGDRYNYRKDGSQNSLITSSANTRTYFTSRVDEYFIKLIHYAERDGKIPKFIQYVLMYDLQWILEIEDVGHLLSEDEIKTLYDKLIEILSFIDEDVILAQPSIPAHLRAHAILIKRHCWDYFNHKAEINDNFKLTTLFVDNIQFKSDQELYISGILVNFTKDTSIRAVLDGETIETQEVSYPQRDFKSLGFKYAENHNFKVNLEFKENSTIAFKSGEKDLAINFSQTSRLSKVGRYMASKKHIAVFEDNQITIRKKSFLRLLKLEISTLRGMLKNRQEGWRTGVLIRMFYVLTYPFLIRRRIWIYMDLPQVAGDNGLELFKYVSTQHDKINHYFVLDKSPIDDAEYLTGSKAIKFRRMFGRIPESKQYRQIKGIGKIIPARSLKHRVYTLFAEFIITSHPDNTIIYPFWGNYPYVAGLARSKTVFLQHGVIKNDISSWANEYDKPLAMFLTSSEREAESLMEYDYGYDESVIKTLGLPRFDRLENDPKKDILVMPSWRKQFNEFTQDEFAATNFCRILNELISDDELIEKLTEKGYRMIFKPHRNLHKFAGAFTTHPDVKFDLDLTNYTETFNTASLLISDYSSVSFDFAYMKKPVIYYQFDKDYHFDVDDAYFKYEDDGFGPVAKNHAQISEIILEMIDNDCRMDEKYAKRVDGFFKYHDRNNSKRVYEEILDLDAYY; encoded by the coding sequence TTGGATTTCACATTTTCGGTGGTGATGGCTGTCTACAACAAGCAGGATTATATAGCCGAGGCCATCGAATCAATCATCAACCAGTCCCTGGATTTCAAGGACAACATTCAAATCGTGATTGTCAATGACAAGAGCACAGACGGCACATTGAATGTCTTGGAAAAGTACCAAAGGAGATATCCCGACAACATCCTTCTAATCACTAACGACAGGAATATGGGGCCTTCATATTCAAGAAACCAGGGACTCAAGCATGTCAAAGGAGAGTTCATCAACTTTCTGGACTCAGATGATACCATATCAAAAGATGCGTTCATGCATGCCATGAATTTCCTAAACGACAATCTCGAAGTCGATATCGCATCAATTCCAATCTATTTTTTCGGAGTAAAAAGAGGCCCTCACAACCTAAACTTCAAGTTTGAAAAGGATCAGGTGATAAATCTCGCAGAAAACCCGCAATACATCCAGCTTTCAGGGCCTTCATCGTTCATAAGGGCCAAAAGGCTTAAGGATTACAGCTTCAACGACAATCTGAAGGTTTCAGAGGATGCACTTCTCTTAAACCAGATGCTTCTGGAAAATCCGCATATCGGATTTCTGGCCGGCGACAGGTACAACTACAGAAAGGACGGTTCCCAGAACTCCCTCATAACATCGTCGGCCAATACGAGAACCTATTTCACATCAAGGGTTGACGAGTACTTCATCAAATTAATCCATTATGCCGAAAGGGACGGAAAGATTCCCAAGTTCATACAGTACGTGCTCATGTATGATCTGCAGTGGATTTTAGAAATTGAGGATGTCGGGCACCTCTTAAGCGAGGACGAGATTAAAACTCTATATGATAAACTTATAGAAATCCTATCATTCATCGATGAAGACGTCATCCTTGCCCAGCCTTCAATTCCTGCACACCTGAGAGCTCATGCAATCCTAATCAAGAGGCACTGTTGGGACTACTTCAACCACAAAGCCGAAATCAATGACAACTTCAAGCTAACGACTCTCTTCGTTGACAACATCCAATTCAAAAGCGACCAGGAGCTCTACATTTCAGGAATCCTTGTGAACTTCACAAAAGACACTTCAATCCGGGCTGTTCTTGACGGCGAAACAATCGAAACTCAAGAGGTCAGCTATCCCCAAAGGGATTTCAAATCGCTGGGCTTCAAGTACGCAGAAAACCACAACTTCAAGGTCAATTTAGAGTTCAAGGAAAACTCAACGATTGCATTTAAGTCAGGCGAAAAGGATTTGGCAATCAATTTCAGCCAAACCTCAAGGCTTTCCAAGGTCGGCAGGTACATGGCATCAAAAAAACACATTGCGGTCTTTGAGGATAACCAGATTACAATCCGCAAGAAATCATTTTTAAGACTTCTCAAACTGGAAATCTCAACGTTAAGGGGAATGTTAAAGAACCGTCAGGAAGGCTGGAGAACAGGAGTGCTAATCAGGATGTTTTATGTCTTGACATATCCTTTCTTGATAAGGAGGCGCATCTGGATTTACATGGACCTGCCTCAGGTTGCAGGAGACAACGGCCTGGAGCTTTTCAAGTACGTTTCCACTCAACATGACAAGATTAACCATTATTTTGTCCTCGACAAGTCTCCGATTGACGATGCCGAATACCTGACAGGTTCCAAGGCAATCAAGTTCAGGAGAATGTTCGGCAGAATTCCTGAAAGCAAGCAGTACAGGCAAATCAAAGGCATTGGAAAGATTATCCCTGCAAGGTCACTCAAGCATAGGGTCTACACATTGTTTGCCGAGTTCATCATCACATCACACCCTGACAACACAATCATTTATCCGTTCTGGGGAAATTACCCCTATGTTGCAGGCCTTGCCCGCTCAAAGACTGTCTTCCTGCAGCACGGAGTCATCAAAAACGACATCTCATCATGGGCAAACGAGTATGACAAGCCTCTGGCGATGTTTCTGACATCATCTGAAAGGGAAGCTGAATCCCTGATGGAATATGACTACGGCTATGATGAAAGCGTCATCAAGACATTGGGCCTTCCTAGATTCGACAGGCTTGAAAACGACCCTAAAAAGGATATTCTGGTGATGCCTTCATGGAGAAAGCAGTTCAATGAGTTCACACAGGATGAGTTTGCAGCAACAAACTTCTGCAGAATCTTAAACGAGCTCATATCAGACGATGAGCTGATTGAAAAATTAACAGAAAAAGGATACAGGATGATATTCAAGCCCCATAGGAACCTGCATAAGTTTGCAGGCGCATTCACGACCCATCCGGATGTCAAGTTTGACCTAGACCTTACAAACTACACCGAAACCTTCAACACTGCATCCCTTCTCATTTCAGACTACTCCTCAGTGTCTTTTGATTTCGCATACATGAAAAAGCCTGTGATATACTACCAGTTCGACAAGGACTATCACTTTGATGTGGATGATGCGTATTTCAAGTATGAGGACGACGGATTCGGCCCGGTTGCAAAAAACCATGCCCAAATCAGCGAAATCATCCTGGAGATGATTGACAATGACTGCAGGATGGATGAAAAATACGCAAAAAGAGTTGACGGATTTTTCAAATACCATGACCGGAACAACTCAAAAAGGGTCTATGAGGAAATCCTCGACCTGGATGCCTATTACTAA
- a CDS encoding coenzyme F420-0:L-glutamate ligase, which produces MRCIGTVVRGIRTPIIKENDDLATIVVDSLMAAKESEGFEFRDKDIVAITEAVVGISEGNYVTVDDVAADVQEKFPSKNIGVTNPILSRNRFSIILKGIARGMDKITLLTSFPSDEVGNGILDEELLEESEYHLGSVISEEEYKKTFGSWIHPFTGINMIDFYREVIEEEDCEVEFVFSNDVKKILDYTNDVLSCDIHTREKTVKLLKENGANVYGLYQILTEPVGDSGCNPDYGLLGSNKATEEKLKLFPKTGIELVSEVQERLIELTGKQIEVMVYGDGAFKDPVGKIWELADPVVSPAHTAGLIGTPNEIKLKYVSDHKFPHLKGDELKEAIKQEIKEKDADLTGQMITEGTTPRKLTDLIGSLCDLTSGSGDKGTPVVFIQGYFDNLADD; this is translated from the coding sequence ATGAGATGCATTGGTACTGTAGTGCGAGGCATAAGGACACCGATCATTAAGGAAAACGATGATTTGGCAACCATTGTTGTCGATTCCTTGATGGCGGCAAAGGAAAGTGAAGGATTCGAATTTAGGGACAAGGACATTGTTGCAATCACTGAAGCAGTTGTAGGAATTTCAGAAGGAAACTACGTCACTGTAGATGATGTTGCAGCCGACGTTCAGGAAAAGTTCCCATCAAAAAACATCGGAGTGACAAATCCGATTCTAAGCAGGAACAGGTTTTCAATCATCCTCAAGGGAATCGCAAGAGGAATGGACAAGATCACTCTTTTAACATCATTCCCGTCAGATGAGGTCGGAAACGGCATTCTCGATGAGGAGCTTTTGGAGGAAAGCGAATACCACCTTGGAAGCGTCATCTCAGAAGAAGAATACAAGAAGACTTTCGGCTCATGGATACATCCGTTCACCGGAATCAACATGATCGACTTTTACAGGGAAGTTATTGAAGAGGAAGACTGCGAAGTGGAATTCGTATTCTCAAACGACGTGAAAAAAATCCTTGACTACACCAATGATGTTTTAAGCTGTGACATTCACACAAGGGAAAAGACCGTAAAGCTTTTAAAGGAAAACGGAGCCAACGTTTATGGACTGTATCAAATTTTAACTGAACCTGTAGGCGATTCAGGCTGCAACCCTGATTACGGGCTTTTAGGATCAAACAAGGCAACCGAAGAGAAATTAAAATTGTTCCCGAAAACCGGCATAGAGCTTGTAAGCGAGGTTCAGGAAAGATTAATCGAGCTCACAGGCAAGCAGATTGAAGTGATGGTCTACGGTGACGGGGCATTCAAGGACCCTGTCGGAAAAATCTGGGAGCTGGCAGACCCTGTCGTATCACCGGCACACACAGCAGGTCTTATCGGAACTCCAAATGAAATCAAGCTCAAGTACGTTTCAGACCACAAGTTCCCTCATCTTAAAGGCGACGAGCTCAAGGAGGCAATCAAGCAGGAAATCAAGGAAAAGGATGCCGACTTGACCGGACAGATGATTACCGAAGGTACAACTCCAAGGAAACTGACCGATCTGATCGGTTCCCTTTGCGACTTGACAAGCGGTTCCGGAGACAAGGGAACTCCAGTCGTGTTCATACAAGGATACTTCGACAATTTGGCGGATGACTAA
- the metK gene encoding methionine adenosyltransferase: MSEVYRTFTSESVTQGHPDKVADIISDAILDAYMAQDPESHVACETCVTTDFCMVFGEIKSDADITEDDIIKIIRDTIIEIGYDNPDLEFDGHSCEVVNRLHAQSQDIDQGVDRGDEETGAGDQGMMFGFATNETDSLMPFPIDLARKLTNKLTELRESGEIPYLRPDGKAQVSVNYDEDGNVISLDAVVLSTQHDETVSDDQDKLKDDIREKLFKAVIPQELMTEDTKEHINPTGKFEIGGPHGDAGLTGRKIIVDTYGGYARHGGGAFSGKDCTKVDRSACYMARYIAKNIVAAGLAEKCEIQLSYAIGVAEPTSILVDTKGTGVETTKPIDEIVRENFKLTPDGIIETLDLRHTQYKQTAKYGHFGIEGLPWEKTDKADDLKKYIKN, from the coding sequence ATGAGTGAAGTATACAGAACATTTACATCAGAATCAGTAACTCAAGGCCATCCGGACAAGGTTGCAGACATCATATCCGATGCAATTCTGGATGCGTACATGGCTCAGGACCCAGAGTCCCACGTTGCATGCGAAACCTGTGTTACCACTGACTTTTGTATGGTATTTGGTGAAATTAAATCAGATGCCGACATTACTGAAGATGACATCATAAAGATTATAAGAGACACTATCATTGAAATCGGTTATGACAATCCTGATTTGGAATTCGACGGCCATTCCTGTGAAGTCGTCAACAGGCTTCATGCCCAGTCCCAGGACATCGACCAGGGTGTCGACAGGGGAGATGAGGAAACCGGTGCAGGCGATCAGGGAATGATGTTCGGTTTTGCAACCAATGAAACTGACTCACTGATGCCTTTTCCAATTGATCTTGCAAGAAAACTCACAAACAAGCTTACAGAACTTAGAGAATCCGGTGAAATCCCATACCTAAGGCCTGACGGCAAGGCTCAAGTCTCAGTAAACTATGATGAGGACGGCAACGTCATCTCTCTAGATGCTGTGGTCCTTTCAACCCAGCATGACGAGACTGTCTCAGATGACCAAGATAAGCTTAAAGATGACATCCGTGAAAAGCTCTTCAAGGCAGTCATCCCTCAGGAACTCATGACTGAAGACACCAAGGAGCACATCAACCCTACAGGAAAATTCGAAATCGGAGGTCCTCACGGGGACGCTGGTCTTACAGGAAGAAAGATTATCGTGGACACCTACGGAGGTTATGCAAGACACGGCGGAGGTGCGTTTTCAGGTAAAGACTGCACCAAGGTGGACAGAAGTGCATGCTACATGGCAAGATACATTGCCAAAAACATCGTTGCTGCAGGTCTGGCGGAAAAATGCGAAATCCAATTGTCATATGCAATAGGAGTTGCGGAGCCTACTTCCATTCTGGTGGACACCAAGGGAACCGGTGTCGAAACCACAAAGCCTATTGATGAAATCGTAAGGGAAAACTTCAAGCTTACTCCTGACGGAATCATCGAGACTTTGGATTTAAGGCACACCCAATACAAGCAGACCGCAAAATACGGCCACTTCGGCATTGAAGGCCTTCCATGGGAGAAAACCGACAAGGCTGATGATTTGAAAAAATACATTAAAAACTAA
- a CDS encoding ROK family protein yields MCGEKYLAIDVGGTSIKYAVSDESAEISRVSEIKTRRGEGELFDLLDEIIAPRVNGINGITLSFPGKIDSEKGIVHTAGAFKWIKDLALKSILEEKYTKPAWVENDGKCGALAEFWKGNLSDVKNGVFIGLGTEIAGGIILDGKLYRGSFGSAGEFSSMLGQLKNPDNEERFGKIGGHKNLTVDFRDSYEFFEKYRNGDDAARSALKDYSETIAAGIVTIQSVLDVEKFCIGGGISAEDTLIDEIRKNLKQFFTVKSGEAINEPAIERCRFGNAAGSVGALYNFLVMEKII; encoded by the coding sequence ATGTGCGGTGAAAAATACCTTGCGATAGATGTGGGCGGAACCTCGATAAAATACGCCGTAAGCGATGAGAGTGCAGAAATAAGCAGGGTCAGTGAAATCAAAACCCGAAGAGGAGAGGGAGAACTCTTTGACCTGTTGGATGAAATAATTGCGCCTCGAGTGAATGGCATAAACGGCATAACGCTATCTTTTCCAGGAAAGATTGACAGCGAAAAGGGCATAGTCCACACTGCAGGAGCATTCAAGTGGATTAAGGATTTGGCCCTGAAATCAATCCTCGAGGAGAAATACACCAAACCAGCATGGGTTGAAAATGACGGAAAATGCGGAGCCCTAGCGGAATTCTGGAAGGGAAACCTGTCTGATGTAAAAAACGGAGTGTTTATCGGACTCGGCACCGAAATAGCCGGAGGAATAATACTTGATGGAAAGCTGTATCGGGGGTCTTTTGGATCTGCAGGCGAGTTTTCAAGCATGCTTGGCCAGCTTAAAAATCCCGACAATGAAGAGCGCTTCGGCAAAATTGGAGGCCATAAAAACCTCACTGTGGATTTTAGAGACAGTTATGAATTCTTTGAAAAGTATCGAAACGGTGATGACGCCGCTAGAAGTGCCTTGAAGGACTATTCAGAAACTATTGCTGCGGGAATCGTCACAATCCAATCTGTACTGGACGTTGAGAAGTTCTGCATCGGCGGAGGAATATCGGCCGAGGACACACTAATAGATGAGATACGAAAAAACCTCAAGCAATTCTTTACAGTCAAATCTGGAGAGGCAATAAACGAACCTGCAATCGAAAGATGCCGTTTTGGAAATGCAGCGGGAAGTGTCGGCGCATTATACAACTTTCTAGTGATGGAAAAAATCATTTGA
- a CDS encoding glycosyltransferase, which produces MNKNEIFTLWIPLDNKKELPTLAHLSLKSMVLCGHDVILYTYSHLENVPEGVKVLDGNEILDSSRIFRSTTGFKSYSGFADIFRLHRLYKYGGTWLDLDVLLIRNINEKFNDNILLCSEPSKKFYFLINNGAMRFPKNDPFIKYMLDYAEKIGSNTYHGQIGPQLVSNTLKKFPEYNNYIKHFNIYCMLEYRCIGDYTKTPEKLLNKINMDEVMGFHINNAVFERYITNNNPDGLYEILKKIILNSNSYEEYYANLKEYHILDSNKYDIIKEWDLKYLDINDDNFNNSFEYTILINSKNLKKVEIYNLIHSIGFGCEEEIVDDIQIIIFGKTNMGEDKVKFKDNIMLLASDFENIYPYISEYIYGDYIIPINQPIIFCPKFFKDKIMKTDNKNYIIEEGINILNKKDFWYLLYLYGCENIFNLTKKMLTDFNTAMIDEKSHINYGARSDKVLKLIQIIDGLNKNYSNDITSLFLKSKFELKELEFNNLIDEVSYHYYSSYTNIIQSSSFHEFKLKELNTRLNCLNGFYLNKFNNKYLL; this is translated from the coding sequence ATGAATAAAAATGAAATATTTACATTATGGATACCATTAGATAATAAGAAAGAACTTCCCACCTTAGCCCACTTATCTTTAAAATCTATGGTTTTATGTGGGCATGATGTAATTCTCTATACATATAGTCATTTAGAAAATGTTCCTGAGGGAGTTAAAGTTTTAGATGGAAATGAAATCCTTGATAGTTCAAGAATTTTCCGTTCAACTACTGGATTTAAATCATACAGTGGTTTTGCAGATATATTCAGATTACATAGATTGTATAAATACGGTGGGACTTGGTTAGATTTAGATGTCCTTTTAATTAGGAACATTAATGAAAAATTTAACGATAATATATTACTTTGTTCAGAACCTTCAAAAAAATTCTATTTTCTTATAAATAATGGAGCAATGCGATTTCCTAAAAATGATCCATTTATCAAATATATGCTAGATTATGCAGAAAAGATAGGCTCCAATACATATCATGGACAAATTGGACCCCAATTAGTTTCAAACACCCTCAAAAAATTTCCAGAATACAACAATTATATAAAACATTTTAATATATACTGTATGCTCGAATATAGATGCATTGGGGATTATACAAAAACACCAGAAAAATTATTAAATAAAATTAATATGGATGAGGTGATGGGTTTTCATATAAATAATGCTGTTTTTGAAAGATATATAACTAATAATAATCCTGATGGGCTGTATGAAATTTTAAAAAAGATTATTCTTAATTCCAACTCTTATGAAGAGTATTATGCTAATTTAAAAGAATATCATATATTAGATTCCAATAAATATGATATTATTAAAGAGTGGGATTTGAAATATTTGGATATAAATGATGATAATTTTAATAATTCTTTTGAATATACCATATTAATTAATTCAAAAAACCTTAAAAAAGTCGAAATATACAATTTAATTCATTCAATAGGTTTTGGATGTGAAGAGGAAATAGTTGATGATATTCAGATAATTATTTTTGGGAAAACAAATATGGGCGAAGATAAAGTTAAATTTAAAGATAATATCATGCTTTTAGCATCAGATTTTGAAAATATTTATCCATACATCAGCGAATACATATATGGCGATTATATCATACCAATAAATCAACCAATAATATTCTGCCCCAAATTCTTTAAAGATAAAATTATGAAAACTGATAATAAAAATTACATAATTGAGGAAGGCATAAATATTTTAAATAAAAAAGATTTTTGGTATTTATTATACCTTTATGGGTGTGAAAATATTTTTAATTTAACTAAGAAAATGCTTACGGATTTCAATACTGCAATGATTGATGAAAAATCACACATTAATTATGGAGCTAGATCTGATAAAGTATTAAAGCTAATTCAAATAATTGATGGATTGAATAAAAACTATTCCAATGATATAACATCATTATTCCTAAAATCAAAATTTGAGCTAAAAGAACTTGAATTCAACAATTTAATTGATGAAGTAAGCTATCATTACTATTCATCATATACAAATATAATTCAATCAAGTAGTTTCCATGAATTTAAATTAAAAGAACTGAATACTCGATTAAATTGTTTAAATGGATTTTACTTAAATAAATTTAACAATAAATATTTACTTTAA
- the galU gene encoding UTP--glucose-1-phosphate uridylyltransferase GalU, whose translation MKAVIPAAGLGTRFLPATKSQPKEMLPVYDKPAIQYVIEEALASGIDDILIVTGRNKRSIEDHFDKSYELEYTLQKAGKDRVLKQVRNVTNLADICYVRQKDLKGLGDAILCAERHIGDEPFAVLLGDSITKSPQLCTKQLIDVFNKYGKSAISIREVPCDKICSYGIVEADKVEGNVYKINSLIEKPKINQISSNLAIVGRYILTPDIFDKINQTEPGFNGEIQLTDALSKLDGVYGVKFDGKVFNIENRLEWIKSSIDFAMSDEEFCDDLIDYMKRFL comes from the coding sequence ATGAAGGCGGTTATTCCAGCAGCAGGTCTAGGAACTAGATTTCTGCCTGCAACAAAATCCCAACCAAAAGAAATGTTGCCGGTTTATGACAAACCTGCAATCCAGTATGTCATTGAGGAAGCTCTGGCTTCAGGCATTGATGATATATTAATAGTAACGGGTAGAAATAAAAGATCTATTGAAGATCACTTTGACAAATCATATGAACTTGAATACACGCTACAAAAGGCAGGAAAAGACAGGGTCTTAAAGCAAGTTAGAAATGTTACAAATCTAGCGGATATCTGTTATGTCAGACAAAAGGACTTGAAGGGTCTTGGTGATGCTATTTTATGTGCTGAAAGACACATTGGTGACGAACCGTTTGCAGTCTTGCTTGGAGATTCTATCACCAAAAGCCCTCAGCTATGCACAAAGCAATTAATCGATGTTTTCAACAAATATGGAAAATCTGCCATTTCCATAAGGGAAGTCCCATGTGATAAAATATGCAGTTATGGAATCGTTGAGGCGGATAAGGTTGAGGGTAATGTTTATAAAATCAATTCTCTCATCGAAAAGCCTAAAATCAATCAGATTTCATCAAATCTTGCAATTGTTGGCAGGTATATCTTAACTCCGGACATTTTTGATAAGATCAATCAGACAGAACCTGGATTCAATGGCGAAATACAGCTTACCGATGCCTTGTCAAAATTGGATGGAGTTTACGGCGTCAAGTTTGACGGCAAGGTTTTCAACATTGAAAACAGGCTTGAGTGGATAAAGTCCTCAATTGATTTTGCGATGAGCGATGAGGAGTTCTGTGATGATTTGATTGATTACATGAAAAGATTTTTATAA
- a CDS encoding DegT/DnrJ/EryC1/StrS aminotransferase family protein: MMINYVLAKDTWEQEEFDAIMRVIESNRFTMGPEVESFEKEFAEYFGSKHAIMVNSGSSANLIAIASLILSDKYNLNPGDEVIVPAVSWATTYSVLYQHGIKLKFVDIDLDTFNLDLNEVEKAITENTRAIFAVNLLGNPNNFDKLLDICENNDLILIEDNCESMGAKFKGKYTGTFGILGTFSTFYSHHMATMEGGMVLTDDDELNDIMKSIRSHGWTRNLSKNSKFISEKDEFYNLFNFIFPGYNVRPIEMEAAIGREQLKKLDKFLENRKDNGEYFTNLFSQLDNVKIQKNQDDSSYFGFPLIFESKSKREEVIKLFEKENIECRPIVAGNFTRNKVIDYFDYEICGILKNSDILHNQGLFIGNHHIDSKNDIKKIFEILNNI; the protein is encoded by the coding sequence ATGATGATTAATTATGTATTAGCAAAGGATACTTGGGAACAAGAAGAATTTGATGCAATTATGAGGGTTATTGAAAGTAATAGGTTCACAATGGGGCCGGAAGTAGAATCTTTTGAAAAAGAATTTGCAGAATATTTTGGAAGCAAGCATGCGATAATGGTCAATTCCGGGTCTTCTGCTAACTTAATTGCAATTGCTTCATTAATTCTATCTGATAAATATAATCTGAATCCTGGGGATGAAGTGATAGTTCCAGCTGTATCTTGGGCAACGACTTATAGTGTATTATATCAACATGGTATAAAGCTTAAATTTGTAGATATTGATTTAGATACATTTAATTTAGATTTGAATGAGGTTGAAAAAGCCATTACTGAAAATACTAGGGCAATTTTTGCTGTTAATCTTCTTGGAAATCCTAATAATTTTGATAAATTATTAGATATCTGTGAAAACAATGATTTAATTTTAATTGAAGATAACTGTGAATCAATGGGTGCTAAATTTAAAGGTAAGTATACAGGCACTTTTGGTATTCTCGGTACTTTTTCTACATTTTATTCACATCATATGGCAACTATGGAAGGGGGAATGGTTTTGACCGATGATGATGAATTGAATGATATAATGAAATCAATAAGGTCTCATGGATGGACTCGTAATTTAAGTAAAAATAGTAAATTTATTTCAGAAAAAGATGAATTTTATAATCTATTCAATTTTATTTTTCCAGGGTATAATGTTCGACCAATTGAGATGGAGGCCGCTATTGGACGTGAACAACTAAAAAAATTGGATAAATTCTTGGAAAATAGAAAAGATAATGGAGAATATTTCACGAATTTATTTTCACAATTGGATAATGTTAAAATTCAGAAAAATCAAGATGATTCATCTTATTTTGGATTTCCATTAATATTTGAAAGTAAATCTAAAAGAGAAGAGGTTATCAAATTATTCGAAAAAGAAAATATTGAATGTAGGCCCATAGTTGCGGGAAATTTTACACGTAATAAAGTAATCGATTATTTTGATTATGAGATTTGTGGCATTTTAAAAAATTCAGATATATTGCATAATCAAGGATTATTTATTGGAAATCATCATATTGATTCTAAAAATGATATAAAAAAGATTTTTGAAATATTGAATAATATTTAA